The segment GAATGAAATAGAGTGTAGAAGAATTTGTACTCATTCATGTTCacaatttgttttattactgtatATAACAGTATACAAATAATAGCGTACCCATGAAGGTGTCCTTTTTCTGCGATTATGGGTACAGATGTGACTAGGTCTCTATTCAATTTGTCATAATTAAATTTGTGTTGGATTCACAGCACAAGTTTGCAGTTGTCACAAACACTGTTCAGAGAAATGATTCTGTGAAAAAATGCCTATAGTTTCAGGTTGATGTTGCTGCATTTTTGGAAATCCAAAGTTTCTTTCCAAATTGCGATATCTGCCATTTGAAAAGTCTGATTCTtccaaaatgacagctggcatGATACTAAAACTCAGTGGGGTCTTGAAACCGACAAACTATTTCAAGACGAAAATATGTAATGGGTTTGATTAAGTCAAAAACATATGTAAtaggttttgaatgggtttcaagTGCCCTGGTTTCAAGGAACTTGCTCAGCCCATAAAAAACAGCAATCtgtgacatacagacagagagacataaaggCATCTTGGGAATTTGTATACAGACAGGTCAGCTGGCAAACAGacatgaagacagacaggttggcAGGCGTTTAGGTGTTGGATGGTAATTGCAGGTAATAATGATGGTGTTCAGGCAATGACTGGCAGAGTAacgaagagacagacagacagacaggagggcaTGTAGGGACACCGCATGCAGACACAAAGACAGGTGTGCAGATGCTGGAAGGAAATTGCTGGTAATAATGCTATGTTTACAGGCACACAGTAACCCGGCTATTGGCCATACTCTGGTtaagacagaaaggcagacagacagatgggaagGCAGTTCAGATCAGAGAAGGAgaatacagacagagaggcaggcaggtgCAAGAAGCTAATTTCTCCCAGGTGATTGAGGCGGGGTGGAGGGTGAGGCCGACTGCCCCGGGCGTAGCTGTAACTGCTGTCATGTTCACACCACCTTCCTTTCGTGAGTTTACAGCCATCATGCTAAACGGTGGTGGCAGGACGGCCTTGAGGTGAGAGGCGGACTGGAGGCTGAAAGGTCTGTGACTGCGCTCAAGGCCCATCAGCAAGGGAACTAAATTTACAACAGATGCTacatttgcacaggtttagaaGATCTTTATTCCTTGTATCTATTTGCACCACATATCACAACATTTAATAGTTAAATGTGCAGCAGGTAACATTTCCTATAGATCCCTGCCATATAAACCATAAACCAATAAACCATTTAACAGACTATTCCTGTCCACCTGCCAGCAAAAAAGTAGGAAAAAGATGCAGCAACCAGCTCCTCTTTTTGACTGAGCAGTAGGTTTCTTCTAATACaggagaaagaaatgatgataCAAAcagcaatagtaatagtaagtacTACTTTCCACCATGTTTTTTGTACTAGCAATACCACTCGTGTGAGATAGAGGATACCAATTGTCTCGAGCATGGTCTCATcttttttacagtaattataccaaggtatcacaattaatttgacagtgatactTTGACCATACCATAATTAATGCTACTATAAATTCTTAATATAGTACAGGTTTGTGGTACAGGATTGTACCGAATCGGTTTGTGTATACAAGTGGCATATTTTCACCCGTGTCACCTGTGCCACTGCAGTAGAAACTGTTACATTAACGTACTGATCCTTTTAAGGTgcaatcaatacatttttactgacccatagcacaaaatgaccataatatatctgggttgttgatcaataccagtgactccaTGATGTGAAAAAGTGCTTCCGTCTTTAAAAACTCCCCACCCGTCCCCGTCTCCATCACCTACTCACATTTTAATGCTTCCTAACCACTGTTTTTACAACAACATGTTAACGTGTTCCAATGTTGAAAATCCTGTCATTATGTCAATTTGAAAATCCTGCAAGGGGAAATAAGGGGATAATCACATAGCATTCATTTCAGTTATTGCTTGATATAGTATATACACTTTCAAACAGTTTGATTGTTTACCTTAGCCTGGCTACAATCAAATATGGGTGGGGTTTGTATTATTGGGACAATATGATTGACACTATCGTAGCAGATGAGATACATTTATCACAGAAAACTAACAAAATCCACTTAAAATAGGATTTCTAGCCAGGCCATGCAGAAAAAAACACGGAAACACCTTGCTTTCAGCGAATACTATCAAATAGTGATTGTCTTACAGGGAAACAGTCAGGTACCCAACAGTATTCATTCCCTATGCCAAAGTGTGCACAAGTCACCTAACCACAACTGATAAGAAAGGCTACAATTTCACTGGCACAAAAGATCTTTTGAATGTTAACTCTTTGTGGCACTAAGGTGATCTTTTCATGGCTCTGTGAACAGGGGAAACCATGGAGTTCCCCTTGTTTAAACCAAACCACGGCTGATGAATACCACCAGTATCTTAttgttgatattattattaagtaAGATAAGTCACGGCTTTAGTTCCTGAAATTTGAAATGACTTAATTTTAGTGAAATCTTATTGATTACCGTTGTGGAAAGAATGCATCTGAATGAGACAACCATACACAGACTTCACATGCAAAttaaaacactttattttgtgatgattcAGAGAGAGCTGCCTTCACactgggaagaggaggaagccgCTGAAGGTGTTACGGCACTTAGTAGTCTCATAGACTCCACTAGGTGAGATGAGACGCATGTAGACCACGTCCCCTTTCTGCAGCTGTAAAACCATCCCGTTAGACACATGAACATATCCCGGCCCGTCATTAACATCAGAAGCATACATCAGCCCCCTGCTGTTGTGGTACAACTCTACAGCCACCCAATTGGAAGTACGGTGTTCAAAGGCAGTGAATCTAAAGTAGTAGACTCCACTGACTGGTGCTGTGAAGAttcctgtgtggagaaacaAGGAGATTACCAGTTTAATTGTTTCCAATCAACCATGAGATGACATAACTGTACACTTTGATGTGATGGTCAGTACCTGTAGTTGGGTTGTAGGCCTGGCCAGCATTAGAGAGGACAATACTATAGACCAGTGTAATGTCAGAATTGAAGGGCCCCAGATATCCTTCAGGCAAAGCAGCAGAGAAGGCCACCTTTggtctcactctgtcttccaAGGCAGATAGTTTGGCCGTTTGGGCGGACAGTTGAGTTTCTTGTGCCTCTACTTTGCTCTTCTGAAGCTGCAGTTCAGTTTTTGTGACTGTGAGCTCCTCCCCGAGAGCGACCACCTCCTTCTCGCTAGCCGTCATTCTACTCTCCAGTTCCTCCACCTGGGTTTCGCTGGCGCTCAGTCTTGCACCTGTGGCAGAGAGTTCGGTTGTTTGCACCGCGTTTACAAGCTCCAACTCTTGGACTTGCTTCTGGGTGATCTTCAACTCCGCTTTCTGTTcatccatcttctcctccatgtACCTCAGCTCCACTCTCTGCTCCGTCACGATGGCTCCCAGATTGTGCACCATGTCTCTCAGCACCTTCAGTTCATACCAGATGTCAGGAGGGGTGTTGacggaggtggaggtggtctgaTATGTTGTCTCTGTGGCTTCATCCTCAGTCTGAACCTCTCTCGCCCTGCTCTCTCCACCGAGGCagaacagcaacagcagtagaACTACAGCAGCCTTCATTCTGAAAGCAAACGTATTCAGAAATGATTTCGTCTATGAGGCTTGGAGCCGTTTTTGTAGACATCAGTATGAGAATGTAACATGTGTTGCAGGAGCACAACATCAAGGACTCTGATAAGGCAAACATTGTATGATGACCTCAGCATTATTTTATCTGAGGTTATTTCGCAGCCTGAACTCAGAATTTTTAAAAGTTATAcattttatatgtatatgttttatttaactttcaGTTAACTTAAAATGCAGGTCAAGTTGATTCCaaacaatacaaatgtaaacaaacctatGACTCAATACAGTTCAAATCCATGTTTTTCTGACAActtctttgattataaaggagttgcaTGTGCTATctaaaagtatcaaaacgcacggtagccaactaaatccacacaatccatatttagaaaaccgagcctctaaatgagccgtttggacttccataactttgtggcgtcacacaggttcgctcattatcatttttgtaagaaataatagactaacaaagtgtttttttcaaagcagttgagcggttgccattgtttatttactggagagttttccctacctgtagctgccgggctgcggtgtctcatgtttcactcttgaaacggttagccaatcagaacagaggggtcgttaatattaatgagccttaaagacacagcaacaaaaacagcgacagagtgtttttggtacatgacaccacacaaacagcttttaatggacctcaagacaaaataaaacactagaaagtgtagaatatgggacctttaaattaGAGAGTCACCGCACATTTATAGCCTTGATGCTAGTGTTACATCATTCAGTAAATTACAttcaaaacatgacaaaaacatttcaacaagTAGTTCCTTTTCTAGGGTAACTAATTACTGCATCAAATCTATGAGTATGTGCCAAATCCTTCTTTCTTGTCTCTTAAATCCAACCATCTCTAATCTTGTAGCATTGCATCTTTAAAATAGTGTTTCATACATTTGTCCCTTCACCCATTTGGCcacatattatatataaattacatatatatactaatataaatacaatatatatactaatatatactatactatatataatAATCTTTATGCACTTATTAAAGCACAGTTATAAAGTGATTTCtaagataattaaaaatgtgaacattaaataaaaatatgaactataaatacagaaaaatacagGGGGAAAATGCACActgtaattaaaacaaaaataaaaacagaatacagaCGATAGTTTATAGCTCAGAAGCAATCGTGTTTTTAAGGAGGAAACTGAGTTTGTCTCAGCCTCTCATTCCAGAATTGAGGGAGAAAGCTTGCCTGAATATTTGATGAAATCCACTCTTAATGCCATTCTGTGTGCAAAAATGTATGTTAGGTTGTGTGTAACTCTTGGTCATGGCCAAACGTGCACAGTattgacacaaatacacacacaaacactaataCACATGCATTGAAACTTGGACCTGCAGATTCTGCATACACACTCCACAGCAAAAACATTCTCAAAAACAAACTTTCTAATGTGAGCAGATGGTCATTTCCCAGTAAGACTGATAgcgactgtttactgactgccTGAATAACTGAATAGTGAGGAGTGGTGGGTGGGGTGGAGTGGTGGTTGTGGAATGGTTGGCTATTTACAGgctggcctagtggttagaaagATAATTTGTGCGTTTATGTGCTATTGGATATATCGGAAAAACAactttcctacttggaaatttcacatgaatgcTCTCCAAAGTTGGATGATTAAGTCGGAAACTCGGAAGTCGGAAATATTTCCATAAATATTTCTAAGTTATGACgcaatggtgacctttaaccttctcaataAGGCAAACAAATAAAGTTTagtgtcagtcaacagtaagaaaacacatacacatgcaccttGTTGTTAACAAGacttgtttgaatgaagttcgttaaattagcttgttaaaCTGTGGGaggtccatgtttgtttattgtatgtCTTCCGGCTTTGAGTTTTcgacaaaatagcacatgaatgcaacgtAGTTTAGCAGCTGACCTGGAAATCCAGAATGTCCGACCTTCCCATCAGCACATGAACGTACAGAATGTTTCATCAGGTTAACCTGGTTCAAGTGCCATTATTTCAGGGTTTATTTAGGgctatttaaatatatatatatcagcaaTCTATGATGTTTAATGTATTccaagagttattttgtgatgaagtgttgtaatttacctttttgttgtacccactttccctcaacgtGCCTCATCTACTTACGCTTCAGTTAGTGActtcctgcatttcccagaatgcctttcgacagcccccagagaacatgcctggacttgttgcatccagctgggttttatgtgtaggaggagggagaaataaCAATAGCAGGCATTTTCCAATACACAGAATCTAACCCTCGTGTTCTGTCTATTGTCTATGTAGATATTacatagatactgtatattactgGTTAGATATTAGATGAAAGGGGAGCTGGTGAGGATGGGTGTGTTGTTGGGGTTATCAGATGGGTTCCTGCcattaaatgttttgttgaaCGCCAGAACGCTTAACAGGGCATTCTTGTATCCCAGATTTatgcaaatcatgtattttttgctaCATTGGTATTGCCTTTTGTAATGTCACACTGTTTCAATGACTTAACATAGCTAGACagcaagcgctaattaggtagcattaattgaaaataaacagaaaaaaactaaataaaaattaCTTCAGATCTTATCATCAACCCCAGTGATAGATGCAACCATTCTCCAAGCATCAtgtttgagacgtttattcctgtgggctttcaaataaaagttttggagaactgggaagctttgactGGCTGTAATAATCTCTTCCATTTTAGATTTTCCAGGAAGAATTCATAGAGAAACAAGGAAACACAGatatctgattggctgttgtcgGCCGATGTCCATGAAAAGTTCAGCCGTGGAAAACTTTTCCATTTGTTCACACATCGGCCGAGTTTACCTGGTCTTCTGCTGCGTTGTCACATTTTGTTTCAACATCAATCATctttcattttaataaaaaaagtaatacaCTCCGTGAGCGTTTGACACTTCAAACAGACAATTAAGAGTAAGCTCCTTAGCCTGTGTTCCTAAGGCGTTTCAGCACTGAATGAAGCATTTTCCTACTTGCTTCTTTTAAGATGGGATGTTTTTAAAACaccctttttttaatttagttttattGGTTTTATATGCAAATAAAGGAACTAAACTGAAGAAGCTATACAATGTATGGCCTTGCTTAACTCATTCAAAAATAATCTGAAAGTCAAAACTGATTCTAGATCAGTAATTATACAGGATTATATTTCAAATATGCTCCTCATACCATAATCACTTTCAAAATAACACTCTTATTTGAAATAATGCTCAAGTAGACTAAAACTTCAAAAAACGATCTTTCCTTATTCAGGTCCGAATGAATGTCATATGAAGGTTAAATGTGTGCAGTGACAGAATTGCCTGCTGTGACCTGCAAAGAGCAGACAAGACAAACACACCATCCATTTACCAGAAGGAGAGCTAGCTTGTTTGGATTTGTGTGGCTTCTGAAACAGAAACTTTTCATAAACTTAACCTAGTCTCCAGTAAATAGTTTACTAGATAGAGAGAGActaatagaggagagagagagagagagagagagagagagagagagagagagagagagagagagagagagagagcacaaacagagaggcaggggagagacagagggacaaatagtggtggagagggagagagaggttttggttgctaatatgtgtgtgagtgagaatgtgaccaagagaaaaaaaaaaagaaaggaaagaaatacTGCGTGACaaagagagtgaatgtgtgtgtgtgtgtgtgcgtgcgtgcgtgtgtgtgtgtgtgtgtaagagcagAGAGCCCTATTTGAAATCCCTTTTATCCAACTGCTCCCAGCATGTCAGTTGACACATAAACAGACGGGCCATTAGCGCATAGCAGAGCGACTCACTGTTGATCTGTTCTGCTATCTATCTCTCTAGAGCAGTATGTGCATACATATAACATGTCTGGTCTtgtaaaaaacacacagggcTGAGGGACCTTACTATAGGAAACTACAGGATTTGGGGAGCATAGGGTCTAAACTTAACAAAAATATCAGTGTGTTAAGAGATTATAGCGCAAAAGGGAACATGGGGCCAAGGGTACATTGGGGCTAAAACCGCTGAAAATTGGGCTGACTGAAAATACTTTATGGGGTGTTTGAATGGAAGGTCTAAAAGTGGTTATGGGGgcataaaatatattaaaaatcaTACTGAAGGAACAAGAACAAGTAGGAAACAAGAGGATTGTTTCTCTTGACGAGGAGATTTTTCATCTCAATGATACTCAATGTAGTTAAAGATACGCAGGGTGTAAAATTGGTCAAAAAAGTAACGTGAACACAAGGATGAGCTCACACTGGACTGAAGGAATATAAGAATATAGGGCTGAGGTCTTAAGTCGGCAAATGTTGTGCAAAGAGATCAAAGATGGAAGGGACCTACAGGGAGTAAAACTGGTTAAAAAGACGTGAGCAATAAGGCCGAGGGAAGGCAAAGCCACGGAAACCTAGGATGAAATATCGCTGGATGTTCAAAAGTGGTAAAAAAGTGTTGCGAGAATACAGAGCAGAGGAAGGAAACATCAGGCTGAGAGAACAGACACCTGGACACCTGTTTCAAATATAGCCACTGCCATTTTAATCCTTAGTTCCTTCTGTGATTTATATAGCTTTGGCAAAGTGTaaaaaaatgggaaataaaATGGGAATAATGTAACACAGAGAATAAAGTGCAGAATTCTAAaataatgactgactgaatgaatgaatcaaacaatgaaataatgaacTGATTACACAAATAAATCATGTTATGCATCATTAAATGAACAACTCAACTAACACTTAAACTCTTAATATTTCTGTGAGTGTATAGATGTGTGTTGTGGGGATGCAGGACTGTCATAACACTGCTGACAGGGACGCTAGGTCAACAGGAAACCAACCAAACCATGCACCGACTCGAACGGCGGGGGAATTCAGCGTGaaggcagcatgtgtgtgtgttcagtcccAGGACATGTCCTATTTTGAGGTATTTTATGGCGCTGTGCTGGGCTTATGTTGACGTTATGTAATTTATACACCATATTAAGGCCGTTTCTAAAAACCGACTGCTAGACTCCACATTCCTCTCACATCTAGGTTATGTTGGACACAGCTGACCCGAGTGCGGAAATTCCCAgcatagaacagaatagaatagaatagaataggatagaatagaatagaatagaatagagagaaacataaaatagaacagagcaaaggaaaacataaTAGAATAGGAACTGAACCAAATAGGGAAtttaggggaaaaaacaaaacaaaaaacccccaaacaaacaaacaaacaaacaaacaaacag is part of the Centroberyx gerrardi isolate f3 chromosome 16, fCenGer3.hap1.cur.20231027, whole genome shotgun sequence genome and harbors:
- the LOC139924151 gene encoding uncharacterized protein LOC139924151 is translated as MKAAVVLLLLLFCLGGESRAREVQTEDEATETTYQTTSTSVNTPPDIWYELKVLRDMVHNLGAIVTEQRVELRYMEEKMDEQKAELKITQKQVQELELVNAVQTTELSATGARLSASETQVEELESRMTASEKEVVALGEELTVTKTELQLQKSKVEAQETQLSAQTAKLSALEDRVRPKVAFSAALPEGYLGPFNSDITLVYSIVLSNAGQAYNPTTGIFTAPVSGVYYFRFTAFEHRTSNWVAVELYHNSRGLMYASDVNDGPGYVHVSNGMVLQLQKGDVVYMRLISPSGVYETTKCRNTFSGFLLFPV